Proteins co-encoded in one Salvia splendens isolate huo1 chromosome 4, SspV2, whole genome shotgun sequence genomic window:
- the LOC121798219 gene encoding RNA-binding protein 25-like isoform X6 yields MATLVCLSLFTKVPCLRVICSAGECCHACAAISYCFDVFGVPRYPSPYAPMLRPAFPLRPLVGVMPPLARPPVIGIRGPIIPPVVRPITPSVASAEEPQTTVYVGKISSTVENDFMLSLLQLCGPVKNWKRPQDPTGTLKGFGFCEFESAEGVLRALRLLNKLRVDGQELMLNVNQTTRKYLERYVEKKIEGSKARESAIDGSDKEEARESSSDTDKAVKLTEESLKPSSDEQQTKDNSEPNKENPEAGSFSLVTDEDRDADRDACEKLTGMLEERLKNKPLPPPPPPPQTLIDGPGNSNSEQPSGSKDREPEGGVKNDTEDKNDDDKTAESKPSSEPDGAGTGSPDRSRKLDRNRDRDRDPRRERERELERYEREREHERAKREKERENRSREDERRYKVREKEWESREREREHWQKRERERERERAHERKWEVVDQERDGDDGYGKKRKYKISDEERKRRQREKEEDLADRVREEEEIAEAKMRAEEDQKKQLEVLKTETGLPVTGLEKAISPNEISAEDQGKADQTFELKPSPRTYEVTGEGMLQDGTSNSSNFALDIQQNSNVPTKKLGFGLSGFGKRAAVPSVFNEDEDEDAHKEKKMRPLVPIDYSTEEREAIQSSMAEAPTANVAAAAEFVKRISTVNPKEVDGEKEKSRRSHERSGQRGRDRHEEENNSIREESRRDHSERERSNKTRTPEKQKLLDAKQLIDTIPKTKDELFSYEINWAIYDQNVLHERMRPWVSKKITDFLGEEEVTLVDYIVSSTQEHVDAGEMLERLQTILDDEAEMFVLKMWRMLIFEIKKVETGLGPKPRA; encoded by the exons ATGGCTACCCTGGTATGCCTCAGCCTCTTCACCAAGGTGCCATGCCTCCGG GTTATATGTTCAGCTGGTGAGTGTTGTCATGCCTGTGCTGCAATCTCTTATTGCTTTGATGTTTTTG GAGTACCTCGTTATCCTTCTCCTTATGCACCAATGCTTCGGCCAGCATTTCCTCTGCGGCCATTGGTTGGTGTTATGCCACCATTGGCACGCCCTCCAGTTATCGGAATTCGTGGTCCAATTATTCCTCCAGTTGTTAGACCCATTACTCCAAGCGTTGCATCAGCAGAGGAGCCACAGACGACTGTATATGTTGGGAAGATATCATCAACTGTGGAAAATGATTTCATGTTGTCTCTCCTGCAG CTTTGTGGGCCAGTAAAGAATTGGAAACGTCCACAAGACCCCACTGGAACTTTGAAAGGGTTTGGGTTTTGTGAATTTGAGTCTGCTGAAGGAGTTCTTCGGGCATTGCGACTACTTAATAAGCTAAGAGTTGATGGACAAGAGTTGATG TTAAATGTTAATCAAACAACACGGAAATATCTTGAGCGTTATGTAGAGAAAAAGATAGAAGGATCGAAAGCCAGGGAATCTGCAATTGATGGTTCAGACAAAGAGGAAGCAAGAGAGTCGAGCTCTGATACTGACAAAGCTGTTAAGTTGACTGAAGAGTCTCTAAAGCCTTCATCGGATGAACAACAGACAAAGGATAACAGTGAGCCGAATAAGGAAAATCCTGAGGCTGGCAGTTTTAGCCTTGTAACTGATGAAGACAGGGATGCAGACCGTGATGCTTGCGAGAAGCTCACAGGTATGTTAGAGGAACGGCTGAAGAACAAACCACTTCCTCCTCCACCCCCACCCCCACAAACACTTATTGATGGACCTGGAAACTCAAACTCAGAGCAGCCTTCTGGTTCAAAGGATAGAGAACCAGAAGGTGGGGTGAAGAACG ATACAGAAGACAAAAATGATGATGACAAGACTGCTGAGAGCAAACCCTCTAGTGAGCCTGATGGAGCAGGAACAGGTTCTCCTGATAGGAGTAGAAAGCTTGATAGGAACAGGGATCGAGACCGTGACCCAAGACGAGAAAGAGAAAGGGAACTTGAAAGATACGAGCGAGAGCGAGAGCATGAACGAGCTAAGAGGGAGAAGGAAAGAGAAAATAGGAGTCGGGAAGATGAACGGAGGTATAAAGTGCGTGAAAAAGAATGGGAAtccagagaaagagagagagaacatTGGCAGAAGAGAGAGCGAgaacgagagagagaaagggctCATGAAAGGAAGTGGGAAGTTGTGGACCAAGAACGTGACGGTGATGATGGGTATGGAAAGAAGAGGAAATATAAGATCAGTGATGAAGAGAGGAAACGAAGACAGAGGGAGAAGGAAGAGGATCTGGCTGACAGAGtgagagaggaggaagaaattgctgaaGCTAAAATGCGAGCCGAAGAAGATCAGAAGAAACAGCTTGAGGTTCTGAAAACAGAAACTGGTCTGCCAGTTACTGGATTAGAGAAAGCTATCTCGCCAAATGAAATCAGTGCTGAAGACCAGGGCAAGGCTGATCAGACCTTTGAGCTCAAACCAAGTCCTAGAACTTACGAAG TTACAGGTGAAGGGATGCTGCAGGATGGCACCAGCAATTCATCTAATTTTGCTCTGGACATTCAACAAAATAGCAATGTGCCAACTAAAAAGTTGGGCTTTGGGCTTTCAGGATTCGGAAAGCGAGCTGCTGTACCTTCAGTTTTtaatgaggatgaggatgaggatgcaCATAAGGAAAAGAAGATGAGGCCTCTAGTTCCAATTGATTACTCAACTGAGGAACGGGAAGCTATTCAATCTTCCATGGCCGAAGCCCCAACAGCTAATGTGGCTGCTGCAGCAGAATTTGTGAAGCGTATCTCAACTGTTAATCCTAAAGAAGTTgatggagaaaaagaaaaaagtagacGCTCTCATGAGAGATCCGGCCAACGTGGCCGTGATAGACATGAGGAAGAGAACAATAGCATCCGCGAGGAGAGCAGAAGAGATCATTCTGAAAGAGAAAGATCAAATAAAACAAGGACCCCAGAAAAGCAGAAGCTTTTGGATGCTAAGCAGTTGATTGACACTATCCCAAAGACCAAAGATGAGTTGTTCTCCTATGAGATCAACTGGGCTATCTATGATCAG AATGTGCTGCATGAGAGAATGAGACCATGGGTATCAAAGAAGATAACAGACTTTTTGGGCGAGGAAGAGGTCACACTAGTAGACTATATCGTGTCTAGCACTCAGGAGCATGTGGATGCAGGTGAGATGCTTGAGAGGCTCCAAACTATATTAGATGATGAAGCTGAAATGTTTGTGCTCAAGATGTGGAGAATGCTTATTTTTGAGATCAAGAAGGTAGAGACTGGCCTGGGTCCGAAGCCCAGGGCCTGA
- the LOC121798219 gene encoding RNA-binding protein 25-like isoform X8, which produces MATLVCLSLFTKVPCLRVICSAVLWPLHAGVPRYPSPYAPMLRPAFPLRPLVGVMPPLARPPVIGIRGPIIPPVVRPITPSVASAEEPQTTVYVGKISSTVENDFMLSLLQLCGPVKNWKRPQDPTGTLKGFGFCEFESAEGVLRALRLLNKLRVDGQELMLNVNQTTRKYLERYVEKKIEGSKARESAIDGSDKEEARESSSDTDKAVKLTEESLKPSSDEQQTKDNSEPNKENPEAGSFSLVTDEDRDADRDACEKLTGMLEERLKNKPLPPPPPPPQTLIDGPGNSNSEQPSGSKDREPEGGVKNDTEDKNDDDKTAESKPSSEPDGAGTGSPDRSRKLDRNRDRDRDPRRERERELERYEREREHERAKREKERENRSREDERRYKVREKEWESREREREHWQKRERERERERAHERKWEVVDQERDGDDGYGKKRKYKISDEERKRRQREKEEDLADRVREEEEIAEAKMRAEEDQKKQLEVLKTETGLPVTGLEKAISPNEISAEDQGKADQTFELKPSPRTYEVTGEGMLQDGTSNSSNFALDIQQNSNVPTKKLGFGLSGFGKRAAVPSVFNEDEDEDAHKEKKMRPLVPIDYSTEEREAIQSSMAEAPTANVAAAAEFVKRISTVNPKEVDGEKEKSRRSHERSGQRGRDRHEEENNSIREESRRDHSERERSNKTRTPEKQKLLDAKQLIDTIPKTKDELFSYEINWAIYDQNVLHERMRPWVSKKITDFLGEEEVTLVDYIVSSTQEHVDAGEMLERLQTILDDEAEMFVLKMWRMLIFEIKKVETGLGPKPRA; this is translated from the exons ATGGCTACCCTGGTATGCCTCAGCCTCTTCACCAAGGTGCCATGCCTCCGG GTTATATGTTCAGCTG TTTTGTGGCCTCTTCATGCAGGAGTACCTCGTTATCCTTCTCCTTATGCACCAATGCTTCGGCCAGCATTTCCTCTGCGGCCATTGGTTGGTGTTATGCCACCATTGGCACGCCCTCCAGTTATCGGAATTCGTGGTCCAATTATTCCTCCAGTTGTTAGACCCATTACTCCAAGCGTTGCATCAGCAGAGGAGCCACAGACGACTGTATATGTTGGGAAGATATCATCAACTGTGGAAAATGATTTCATGTTGTCTCTCCTGCAG CTTTGTGGGCCAGTAAAGAATTGGAAACGTCCACAAGACCCCACTGGAACTTTGAAAGGGTTTGGGTTTTGTGAATTTGAGTCTGCTGAAGGAGTTCTTCGGGCATTGCGACTACTTAATAAGCTAAGAGTTGATGGACAAGAGTTGATG TTAAATGTTAATCAAACAACACGGAAATATCTTGAGCGTTATGTAGAGAAAAAGATAGAAGGATCGAAAGCCAGGGAATCTGCAATTGATGGTTCAGACAAAGAGGAAGCAAGAGAGTCGAGCTCTGATACTGACAAAGCTGTTAAGTTGACTGAAGAGTCTCTAAAGCCTTCATCGGATGAACAACAGACAAAGGATAACAGTGAGCCGAATAAGGAAAATCCTGAGGCTGGCAGTTTTAGCCTTGTAACTGATGAAGACAGGGATGCAGACCGTGATGCTTGCGAGAAGCTCACAGGTATGTTAGAGGAACGGCTGAAGAACAAACCACTTCCTCCTCCACCCCCACCCCCACAAACACTTATTGATGGACCTGGAAACTCAAACTCAGAGCAGCCTTCTGGTTCAAAGGATAGAGAACCAGAAGGTGGGGTGAAGAACG ATACAGAAGACAAAAATGATGATGACAAGACTGCTGAGAGCAAACCCTCTAGTGAGCCTGATGGAGCAGGAACAGGTTCTCCTGATAGGAGTAGAAAGCTTGATAGGAACAGGGATCGAGACCGTGACCCAAGACGAGAAAGAGAAAGGGAACTTGAAAGATACGAGCGAGAGCGAGAGCATGAACGAGCTAAGAGGGAGAAGGAAAGAGAAAATAGGAGTCGGGAAGATGAACGGAGGTATAAAGTGCGTGAAAAAGAATGGGAAtccagagaaagagagagagaacatTGGCAGAAGAGAGAGCGAgaacgagagagagaaagggctCATGAAAGGAAGTGGGAAGTTGTGGACCAAGAACGTGACGGTGATGATGGGTATGGAAAGAAGAGGAAATATAAGATCAGTGATGAAGAGAGGAAACGAAGACAGAGGGAGAAGGAAGAGGATCTGGCTGACAGAGtgagagaggaggaagaaattgctgaaGCTAAAATGCGAGCCGAAGAAGATCAGAAGAAACAGCTTGAGGTTCTGAAAACAGAAACTGGTCTGCCAGTTACTGGATTAGAGAAAGCTATCTCGCCAAATGAAATCAGTGCTGAAGACCAGGGCAAGGCTGATCAGACCTTTGAGCTCAAACCAAGTCCTAGAACTTACGAAG TTACAGGTGAAGGGATGCTGCAGGATGGCACCAGCAATTCATCTAATTTTGCTCTGGACATTCAACAAAATAGCAATGTGCCAACTAAAAAGTTGGGCTTTGGGCTTTCAGGATTCGGAAAGCGAGCTGCTGTACCTTCAGTTTTtaatgaggatgaggatgaggatgcaCATAAGGAAAAGAAGATGAGGCCTCTAGTTCCAATTGATTACTCAACTGAGGAACGGGAAGCTATTCAATCTTCCATGGCCGAAGCCCCAACAGCTAATGTGGCTGCTGCAGCAGAATTTGTGAAGCGTATCTCAACTGTTAATCCTAAAGAAGTTgatggagaaaaagaaaaaagtagacGCTCTCATGAGAGATCCGGCCAACGTGGCCGTGATAGACATGAGGAAGAGAACAATAGCATCCGCGAGGAGAGCAGAAGAGATCATTCTGAAAGAGAAAGATCAAATAAAACAAGGACCCCAGAAAAGCAGAAGCTTTTGGATGCTAAGCAGTTGATTGACACTATCCCAAAGACCAAAGATGAGTTGTTCTCCTATGAGATCAACTGGGCTATCTATGATCAG AATGTGCTGCATGAGAGAATGAGACCATGGGTATCAAAGAAGATAACAGACTTTTTGGGCGAGGAAGAGGTCACACTAGTAGACTATATCGTGTCTAGCACTCAGGAGCATGTGGATGCAGGTGAGATGCTTGAGAGGCTCCAAACTATATTAGATGATGAAGCTGAAATGTTTGTGCTCAAGATGTGGAGAATGCTTATTTTTGAGATCAAGAAGGTAGAGACTGGCCTGGGTCCGAAGCCCAGGGCCTGA
- the LOC121798219 gene encoding RNA-binding protein 25-like isoform X10 — protein MATLVCLSLFTKVPCLRVICSAGVPRYPSPYAPMLRPAFPLRPLVGVMPPLARPPVIGIRGPIIPPVVRPITPSVASAEEPQTTVYVGKISSTVENDFMLSLLQLCGPVKNWKRPQDPTGTLKGFGFCEFESAEGVLRALRLLNKLRVDGQELMLNVNQTTRKYLERYVEKKIEGSKARESAIDGSDKEEARESSSDTDKAVKLTEESLKPSSDEQQTKDNSEPNKENPEAGSFSLVTDEDRDADRDACEKLTGMLEERLKNKPLPPPPPPPQTLIDGPGNSNSEQPSGSKDREPEGGVKNDTEDKNDDDKTAESKPSSEPDGAGTGSPDRSRKLDRNRDRDRDPRRERERELERYEREREHERAKREKERENRSREDERRYKVREKEWESREREREHWQKRERERERERAHERKWEVVDQERDGDDGYGKKRKYKISDEERKRRQREKEEDLADRVREEEEIAEAKMRAEEDQKKQLEVLKTETGLPVTGLEKAISPNEISAEDQGKADQTFELKPSPRTYEVTGEGMLQDGTSNSSNFALDIQQNSNVPTKKLGFGLSGFGKRAAVPSVFNEDEDEDAHKEKKMRPLVPIDYSTEEREAIQSSMAEAPTANVAAAAEFVKRISTVNPKEVDGEKEKSRRSHERSGQRGRDRHEEENNSIREESRRDHSERERSNKTRTPEKQKLLDAKQLIDTIPKTKDELFSYEINWAIYDQNVLHERMRPWVSKKITDFLGEEEVTLVDYIVSSTQEHVDAGEMLERLQTILDDEAEMFVLKMWRMLIFEIKKVETGLGPKPRA, from the exons ATGGCTACCCTGGTATGCCTCAGCCTCTTCACCAAGGTGCCATGCCTCCGG GTTATATGTTCAGCTG GAGTACCTCGTTATCCTTCTCCTTATGCACCAATGCTTCGGCCAGCATTTCCTCTGCGGCCATTGGTTGGTGTTATGCCACCATTGGCACGCCCTCCAGTTATCGGAATTCGTGGTCCAATTATTCCTCCAGTTGTTAGACCCATTACTCCAAGCGTTGCATCAGCAGAGGAGCCACAGACGACTGTATATGTTGGGAAGATATCATCAACTGTGGAAAATGATTTCATGTTGTCTCTCCTGCAG CTTTGTGGGCCAGTAAAGAATTGGAAACGTCCACAAGACCCCACTGGAACTTTGAAAGGGTTTGGGTTTTGTGAATTTGAGTCTGCTGAAGGAGTTCTTCGGGCATTGCGACTACTTAATAAGCTAAGAGTTGATGGACAAGAGTTGATG TTAAATGTTAATCAAACAACACGGAAATATCTTGAGCGTTATGTAGAGAAAAAGATAGAAGGATCGAAAGCCAGGGAATCTGCAATTGATGGTTCAGACAAAGAGGAAGCAAGAGAGTCGAGCTCTGATACTGACAAAGCTGTTAAGTTGACTGAAGAGTCTCTAAAGCCTTCATCGGATGAACAACAGACAAAGGATAACAGTGAGCCGAATAAGGAAAATCCTGAGGCTGGCAGTTTTAGCCTTGTAACTGATGAAGACAGGGATGCAGACCGTGATGCTTGCGAGAAGCTCACAGGTATGTTAGAGGAACGGCTGAAGAACAAACCACTTCCTCCTCCACCCCCACCCCCACAAACACTTATTGATGGACCTGGAAACTCAAACTCAGAGCAGCCTTCTGGTTCAAAGGATAGAGAACCAGAAGGTGGGGTGAAGAACG ATACAGAAGACAAAAATGATGATGACAAGACTGCTGAGAGCAAACCCTCTAGTGAGCCTGATGGAGCAGGAACAGGTTCTCCTGATAGGAGTAGAAAGCTTGATAGGAACAGGGATCGAGACCGTGACCCAAGACGAGAAAGAGAAAGGGAACTTGAAAGATACGAGCGAGAGCGAGAGCATGAACGAGCTAAGAGGGAGAAGGAAAGAGAAAATAGGAGTCGGGAAGATGAACGGAGGTATAAAGTGCGTGAAAAAGAATGGGAAtccagagaaagagagagagaacatTGGCAGAAGAGAGAGCGAgaacgagagagagaaagggctCATGAAAGGAAGTGGGAAGTTGTGGACCAAGAACGTGACGGTGATGATGGGTATGGAAAGAAGAGGAAATATAAGATCAGTGATGAAGAGAGGAAACGAAGACAGAGGGAGAAGGAAGAGGATCTGGCTGACAGAGtgagagaggaggaagaaattgctgaaGCTAAAATGCGAGCCGAAGAAGATCAGAAGAAACAGCTTGAGGTTCTGAAAACAGAAACTGGTCTGCCAGTTACTGGATTAGAGAAAGCTATCTCGCCAAATGAAATCAGTGCTGAAGACCAGGGCAAGGCTGATCAGACCTTTGAGCTCAAACCAAGTCCTAGAACTTACGAAG TTACAGGTGAAGGGATGCTGCAGGATGGCACCAGCAATTCATCTAATTTTGCTCTGGACATTCAACAAAATAGCAATGTGCCAACTAAAAAGTTGGGCTTTGGGCTTTCAGGATTCGGAAAGCGAGCTGCTGTACCTTCAGTTTTtaatgaggatgaggatgaggatgcaCATAAGGAAAAGAAGATGAGGCCTCTAGTTCCAATTGATTACTCAACTGAGGAACGGGAAGCTATTCAATCTTCCATGGCCGAAGCCCCAACAGCTAATGTGGCTGCTGCAGCAGAATTTGTGAAGCGTATCTCAACTGTTAATCCTAAAGAAGTTgatggagaaaaagaaaaaagtagacGCTCTCATGAGAGATCCGGCCAACGTGGCCGTGATAGACATGAGGAAGAGAACAATAGCATCCGCGAGGAGAGCAGAAGAGATCATTCTGAAAGAGAAAGATCAAATAAAACAAGGACCCCAGAAAAGCAGAAGCTTTTGGATGCTAAGCAGTTGATTGACACTATCCCAAAGACCAAAGATGAGTTGTTCTCCTATGAGATCAACTGGGCTATCTATGATCAG AATGTGCTGCATGAGAGAATGAGACCATGGGTATCAAAGAAGATAACAGACTTTTTGGGCGAGGAAGAGGTCACACTAGTAGACTATATCGTGTCTAGCACTCAGGAGCATGTGGATGCAGGTGAGATGCTTGAGAGGCTCCAAACTATATTAGATGATGAAGCTGAAATGTTTGTGCTCAAGATGTGGAGAATGCTTATTTTTGAGATCAAGAAGGTAGAGACTGGCCTGGGTCCGAAGCCCAGGGCCTGA